One segment of Haloplanus natans DSM 17983 DNA contains the following:
- a CDS encoding acyl-CoA carboxylase subunit beta — protein MEDRIEELREKRERALLGGGEDRIESQHSKGKMTARERIDYFLDDGTFREFDQFRTHRTSKFGMEERKLPGDGVVTGYGDVNGRKTFVFAHDFTVFGGSLGEVMSEKICKVMDKAMDVGAPIVGLNDSAGARIQEGVRSLAGFTDIFHRNEQASGVVPQISGIMGPCAGGAVYSPAITDFIFMVKDTSHMFITGPDVIKTVTGEEVSFEELGGATTHASRTGVAHRAFEDEETALDNIRRLLSYLPQNNVEDPPRIDPWDDPKRSAEELKTVVPDQPQKPYDMADVIGGTVDEGSFFEVHDGWAKNVVVGFARLDGHSVGVVANQPRSNAGTLTVDASMKASRFVRFCDAFNVPILTFVDVPGYMPGTEQEHRGIIRHGAKLLYAYSEATVPLLTVITRKAYGGAYCVMASKHLGADVNYAWPTAELAVMGPEGAVNVLYSDELDAADDADARRADLVEEYREEFANPYTAADRGFIDDVIEPQETRARLVDDLHMLKTKRESNPEKKHGNIPI, from the coding sequence ATGGAGGACCGAATCGAGGAGCTCCGGGAGAAGCGGGAGCGAGCGCTCCTCGGTGGGGGCGAGGACCGGATCGAATCCCAGCACTCGAAAGGGAAGATGACCGCCAGAGAGCGGATCGACTACTTCCTCGACGACGGGACCTTTCGCGAATTCGATCAGTTCCGCACCCACCGAACCAGCAAGTTCGGCATGGAGGAGCGAAAGCTCCCCGGCGACGGCGTGGTGACGGGGTACGGCGACGTGAACGGGCGCAAGACGTTCGTCTTCGCCCACGACTTCACCGTCTTCGGCGGGTCGCTCGGCGAGGTGATGTCCGAGAAGATCTGTAAGGTGATGGATAAGGCGATGGACGTGGGGGCGCCAATCGTGGGCCTGAACGACTCGGCGGGCGCGCGTATCCAGGAGGGCGTGCGGAGCCTCGCCGGCTTCACCGACATCTTCCACCGCAACGAGCAGGCCAGCGGCGTCGTGCCCCAGATTTCGGGCATCATGGGCCCCTGTGCCGGCGGCGCGGTCTACTCCCCCGCAATCACCGACTTCATCTTCATGGTGAAAGACACGAGTCACATGTTCATCACCGGCCCGGACGTGATCAAGACCGTCACGGGCGAGGAGGTGAGCTTCGAGGAACTCGGCGGCGCGACGACCCACGCCTCGCGGACCGGCGTTGCCCACCGCGCCTTCGAGGACGAGGAGACGGCACTCGACAACATCCGCCGCCTGCTCTCCTATCTCCCGCAGAACAACGTCGAGGACCCGCCGCGGATCGACCCCTGGGACGACCCGAAGCGGTCGGCAGAGGAGCTAAAAACCGTCGTCCCGGATCAGCCCCAGAAGCCCTACGACATGGCCGACGTGATCGGCGGCACCGTCGACGAGGGCTCCTTCTTCGAGGTGCACGACGGCTGGGCGAAAAACGTCGTCGTTGGCTTCGCCCGCCTCGACGGTCACTCGGTCGGCGTCGTCGCCAATCAACCCCGATCGAACGCCGGGACGCTGACCGTCGACGCGAGCATGAAGGCCTCGCGGTTCGTCCGCTTCTGTGACGCCTTCAACGTCCCAATCCTCACCTTCGTGGACGTGCCCGGCTACATGCCGGGGACGGAGCAGGAACACCGAGGGATCATCCGCCACGGCGCGAAACTGCTCTACGCCTACTCCGAGGCGACCGTCCCGCTCCTGACGGTTATCACGCGGAAAGCCTACGGCGGCGCCTACTGCGTCATGGCGTCGAAACATCTCGGCGCCGACGTGAACTACGCGTGGCCGACCGCCGAACTCGCCGTCATGGGGCCGGAAGGCGCCGTGAACGTCCTCTACAGCGACGAACTGGACGCGGCCGACGACGCCGACGCCCGCCGCGCCGACCTCGTCGAAGAGTACCGCGAGGAGTTCGCCAACCCCTACACCGCCGCCGACCGCGGATTCATCGACGACGTGATCGAACCCCAAGAGACCCGGGCGCGCCTCGTCGACGACCTGCACATGCTGAAGACCAAACGCGAGAGCAACCCCGAGAAGAAACACGGCAACATTCCGATCTGA